Proteins from a single region of Catenulispora acidiphila DSM 44928:
- a CDS encoding LLM class flavin-dependent oxidoreductase, producing MRFLTISLIVHAPDPISGEQTSTNERFRQVVDAAVLAEELGFDGFGVGERHERPFISSSPTVVLSHIAALTSRIKLFTAVTTLSLLDPVRAYEDYATLDHLSGGRLELIIGKGNGSAQRELFHVTPEDQWDRNAESYELFRRIWRNDKVSASPRFRPELRDAEVWPRPLQQPIRIWHGSATSRESVDLAARYGDPLFSANVTNPIQPYAELIDYYRERWEFYGHDPALAAVGAGSAGFYAARTSQQAVTDYAPVFAGHLAMVKRLGGEPVFPTLEDFVERSSALVGSPQQIIEKVHRYHEKFGHSVLHLQAEPSGLSLSAHRASLELFQSDIAPVLRREIPDPPWEWESGPGSEPGREPEDKPVLELVSAREGV from the coding sequence ATGAGGTTCCTGACCATATCCCTGATCGTCCACGCCCCCGATCCGATCAGCGGCGAACAGACCTCGACGAACGAACGGTTCCGCCAGGTCGTCGACGCCGCCGTGCTCGCCGAGGAACTGGGCTTCGACGGGTTCGGCGTCGGGGAGCGCCACGAGCGCCCGTTCATCTCTTCCTCGCCGACGGTCGTCCTGTCGCACATCGCCGCGCTGACGTCGCGGATCAAGCTGTTCACCGCGGTCACGACGCTGAGCCTGCTGGACCCGGTGCGGGCCTATGAGGACTATGCGACGCTCGACCACCTGTCCGGCGGGCGGCTGGAGCTGATCATCGGCAAGGGGAACGGCTCGGCGCAACGGGAGCTGTTCCATGTCACTCCTGAAGACCAGTGGGATCGGAACGCAGAGTCCTACGAGCTGTTCCGGCGGATCTGGCGCAACGACAAGGTGTCCGCCTCGCCACGGTTCCGGCCGGAGTTGCGGGACGCCGAGGTGTGGCCGCGTCCGCTCCAGCAGCCGATCCGCATCTGGCACGGAAGCGCGACCAGCCGGGAGTCGGTGGATCTGGCGGCGCGGTATGGCGATCCGCTGTTCTCAGCCAACGTGACCAACCCGATCCAGCCGTACGCCGAGCTCATCGACTACTACCGGGAGCGCTGGGAGTTCTACGGCCACGATCCGGCGCTGGCCGCCGTCGGCGCCGGCAGTGCCGGTTTCTACGCGGCGCGGACGTCCCAGCAGGCGGTCACGGACTACGCGCCGGTGTTCGCCGGGCATCTGGCGATGGTGAAGCGCCTGGGCGGCGAGCCGGTCTTCCCGACCCTGGAGGACTTCGTGGAGCGGAGCTCGGCGCTGGTCGGAAGCCCGCAGCAGATCATCGAGAAGGTCCACCGGTATCACGAGAAGTTCGGACACAGCGTCCTGCATCTCCAGGCTGAGCCGAGCGGCTTGAGCTTGTCGGCGCACCGAGCCTCGCTGGAGCTGTTCCAGTCCGACATCGCCCCGGTGTTGCGGCGGGAGATCCCGGATCCCCCCTGGGAGTGGGAGTCCGGTCCGGGTTCCGAACCCGGCCGCGAACCCGAAGACAAGCCAGTGCTCGAACTCGTCTCAGCCCGCGAAGGGGTCTGA
- a CDS encoding 4Fe-4S dicluster domain-containing protein: MPLIENSRSDVPVTIDESLCIEGCTLCVEVCPLDSLAIDAETGKAYMHVDECWYCGPCAARCPTGAVTVNMPYLLR, encoded by the coding sequence ATGCCACTTATCGAGAATTCGCGCTCTGATGTGCCCGTCACGATCGACGAGTCCCTGTGTATCGAGGGCTGCACCCTGTGCGTCGAGGTGTGTCCCCTCGACTCGCTCGCCATCGACGCCGAGACCGGCAAGGCCTACATGCACGTCGACGAATGCTGGTACTGCGGCCCGTGCGCGGCGCGCTGCCCGACCGGCGCGGTGACCGTGAACATGCCTTATCTGTTGCGCTGA
- a CDS encoding ABC transporter permease, protein MRTKAGRRLLRCVSLGAAILAWQLLTTHQVTFWIRFGNLPSAGAVATDFRHQLGTAVYYQDIAASLLRILGGFLIAGLAGIGTGIALARSRFAEDILGPLLEVVRPIPAIALVPIAILAFPSNEQGMVFITATAAFFPILVSTRHAVRALPTVVEDAVRTLGAGRWTVLRRVVLPGALPGVFGGLSVGMGVAWICVISAEMISGQYGIGYRTWEAYTVVDYPSVVVGMLTIGLLGGATAAAVELAGRRVTGWLPRGTEGSR, encoded by the coding sequence CTGCGAACCAAAGCCGGGCGCCGGTTGCTGCGCTGTGTGTCGCTTGGCGCCGCGATCCTGGCGTGGCAACTGCTCACCACGCACCAGGTGACTTTCTGGATCCGGTTCGGGAACCTGCCCTCGGCCGGCGCCGTCGCCACGGACTTCCGGCACCAGTTGGGCACTGCGGTCTACTACCAGGACATAGCCGCCAGCCTGCTGCGGATCCTGGGCGGATTCCTGATCGCCGGGCTCGCCGGGATCGGCACGGGCATCGCGCTGGCCCGCTCGCGATTCGCCGAGGACATCCTCGGGCCGCTGCTCGAGGTCGTGCGCCCGATCCCGGCGATCGCGCTGGTGCCGATCGCGATCCTCGCCTTCCCGAGCAACGAGCAGGGCATGGTGTTCATCACCGCGACCGCGGCGTTCTTCCCCATCCTGGTCTCGACCCGGCACGCCGTGCGGGCCCTGCCGACGGTCGTGGAAGACGCGGTGCGCACCCTCGGTGCCGGACGCTGGACGGTGCTGCGCCGGGTGGTGCTGCCCGGTGCGCTGCCCGGAGTCTTCGGCGGCCTGTCGGTCGGCATGGGAGTCGCCTGGATCTGCGTCATCTCCGCGGAGATGATCTCGGGCCAGTACGGAATCGGATACCGCACCTGGGAGGCGTACACGGTGGTCGACTATCCCTCTGTGGTCGTCGGCATGCTCACGATCGGCCTGCTCGGCGGCGCCACCGCCGCGGCGGTCGAACTGGCCGGCCGGCGGGTCACCGGGTGGCTGCCGCGCGGGACGGAGGGGTCGCGATGA
- a CDS encoding fumarate reductase/succinate dehydrogenase flavoprotein subunit, whose protein sequence is MQIPAVDEATQLDCDVLVIGGGTAGTMAALTAAGAGASVLVLEKAHVRHSGALAMGMDGVNNAVIPGKANPREYVADVTRANDGIVNQNTIHQTATRGFAMVQRLEKYGVKFEKDEHGEYAVRKVHRSGSYVLPMPEGKDVKKVLYRVMRERSMRERIRIENRVMPVRVLTEGGRAVGAAGFDTRSGAFVTVRAGAVILATGPCGRLGLPASGYLYGTYENPTNAGDGYSMAYHAGAELSGIECFQINPLIKDYNGPACAYVANPFGGYQVNALGERFVDCDYWSGTMMAEVAREVDSARGPVYLRTTHLPEHTISALEGILHTTERPTRGTFHANRGHDYRSHDVEMHISEIGLCGGHSASGVWVDENAATTVPGLYAAGDLACVPHNYMIGAFVFGDLAGAHAAERVKTEGRFDGPLPADQIQAAHDLVYRPLRHSGGPPQPQVEYKLRRFVNDYVAPPKTGRKLAIAVESFERMAGEVAAMGARTPHELMRCAEVSFILDCALMAAKSSLVRTESRWGLYHDRADLPERDDVDWFAHLNLRKGDEGEMEFLRRPVAPYLVPVEEFEPPVGRDVEYLGPLMADPGLGRAGGLAPAADGVARGAGAGVGAGAGAVPGASASAGASAGAVPSADDSAHSRILRLLTLTEQDSSVDWLPEFLDDPAPDVRRAAIGVLTEAAPPEAGPLLVRLLSDTDEEVRRAAAAGLVELVEVLVPDSRLRDGLTAAARLPTDLARATAVDLLRALRLGDPRLFADALGDESAAVRAAGVRALVSLDEHVLATGAAADPDREVRIAVARGLTSSRPADLTEATDCLLTLTKDPDPLVRAAALEAAAELGVVTLLDAPVLAASAADPVWQVRKGAALALGAAAATAGSAPGSTPSLAAESLDREQFRSTLISLSRDPNADVRRAAVLGLLRLDHGDPAVAEALAVSRTDSDADVRAYAAAGSRHA, encoded by the coding sequence ATGCAGATTCCCGCGGTGGACGAGGCGACCCAGCTCGACTGCGATGTCCTGGTGATCGGCGGGGGGACCGCCGGCACCATGGCGGCGCTGACCGCGGCCGGAGCCGGCGCCTCGGTGCTGGTCCTGGAGAAGGCGCACGTGCGCCACTCCGGGGCGCTCGCGATGGGCATGGACGGGGTGAACAACGCGGTCATCCCCGGCAAGGCCAACCCGCGGGAGTACGTCGCCGACGTCACCCGCGCCAACGACGGGATCGTGAATCAGAACACGATCCACCAGACGGCGACCCGCGGGTTCGCGATGGTGCAGCGGCTCGAGAAGTACGGGGTCAAGTTCGAGAAGGACGAGCACGGCGAGTACGCCGTCCGCAAGGTGCACCGCTCCGGAAGCTACGTGCTGCCCATGCCCGAGGGCAAGGACGTGAAGAAGGTCCTGTACCGGGTGATGCGCGAGCGCTCGATGCGGGAGCGGATCCGGATCGAGAACCGCGTCATGCCCGTCAGGGTCCTCACAGAGGGCGGCAGGGCGGTCGGGGCGGCCGGTTTCGACACCCGCAGCGGCGCGTTCGTCACGGTCCGCGCCGGCGCGGTCATCCTGGCGACCGGGCCCTGCGGCCGGCTCGGCCTGCCGGCCAGCGGATACCTGTACGGCACCTACGAGAATCCGACGAATGCCGGCGACGGATACTCGATGGCGTATCACGCCGGCGCCGAGTTGAGCGGCATCGAGTGTTTCCAGATCAACCCTCTCATCAAGGACTACAACGGTCCCGCGTGCGCGTATGTGGCCAACCCGTTCGGCGGCTATCAGGTCAACGCCCTCGGCGAGCGGTTCGTGGACTGCGACTACTGGTCCGGCACGATGATGGCGGAGGTGGCCAGAGAGGTCGATTCGGCGCGGGGTCCGGTGTATCTCAGGACCACGCATCTTCCGGAGCACACGATCAGTGCGCTGGAAGGGATTCTGCACACCACCGAGCGGCCGACCCGCGGTACCTTCCACGCCAACCGCGGCCACGACTACCGGTCGCATGACGTCGAGATGCACATCTCGGAGATCGGGTTGTGCGGCGGGCACTCCGCGTCCGGCGTGTGGGTGGACGAGAACGCCGCCACGACCGTGCCCGGGCTCTACGCGGCAGGCGACCTGGCTTGCGTTCCGCACAACTACATGATCGGCGCGTTCGTGTTCGGCGACCTCGCCGGCGCTCATGCCGCCGAACGGGTCAAGACAGAGGGACGCTTCGACGGTCCGCTTCCCGCCGACCAGATCCAAGCCGCGCACGACCTCGTCTACCGGCCGCTGCGCCATTCGGGCGGACCGCCTCAGCCGCAGGTGGAGTACAAGCTGCGGCGTTTCGTGAACGACTATGTCGCACCGCCCAAGACCGGCCGCAAGCTCGCGATCGCGGTCGAGTCCTTCGAGCGCATGGCGGGCGAGGTCGCCGCGATGGGGGCGCGCACGCCGCACGAGTTGATGCGCTGCGCCGAGGTCTCGTTCATCCTCGACTGCGCGCTGATGGCCGCGAAGTCTTCGCTGGTGCGGACTGAGAGCCGCTGGGGTCTCTACCATGACCGGGCCGACCTGCCCGAACGCGACGACGTGGACTGGTTCGCCCATCTCAACCTGCGCAAGGGTGACGAGGGCGAGATGGAGTTCCTGCGGCGGCCGGTCGCACCGTACCTGGTGCCGGTGGAGGAGTTCGAGCCGCCGGTCGGCCGCGACGTGGAGTATCTCGGGCCGTTGATGGCGGACCCCGGACTCGGCCGGGCCGGCGGCCTCGCGCCGGCCGCGGACGGCGTCGCTCGCGGTGCGGGTGCCGGTGTGGGTGCGGGTGCGGGTGCGGTTCCCGGCGCCAGTGCTAGTGCCGGTGCCAGTGCGGGCGCCGTTCCCAGCGCTGACGACTCAGCGCATTCGCGCATTCTCAGGCTGCTGACTCTCACCGAGCAGGACTCCTCGGTGGACTGGCTGCCCGAATTCCTCGACGATCCGGCTCCGGATGTACGTCGCGCGGCGATAGGCGTGCTCACCGAGGCGGCGCCGCCCGAAGCCGGCCCGCTGCTGGTGCGGCTCCTCAGCGATACCGACGAGGAGGTCCGACGGGCCGCGGCGGCGGGGCTCGTCGAGCTCGTCGAGGTTTTGGTGCCCGACTCGCGGTTGCGCGACGGACTCACAGCCGCCGCGCGGCTGCCCACTGATCTGGCTCGCGCCACGGCTGTGGATCTGTTGCGTGCACTGCGGCTCGGCGATCCAAGGCTGTTCGCTGACGCGCTCGGCGACGAGTCCGCCGCCGTCCGGGCTGCCGGCGTCCGGGCACTGGTCTCCCTGGACGAACACGTTCTGGCCACCGGCGCGGCGGCCGACCCGGATCGCGAAGTCCGGATCGCCGTGGCCCGCGGTCTCACCTCATCGCGCCCCGCGGACCTGACCGAAGCCACTGACTGCTTGCTCACGCTGACCAAGGACCCTGATCCACTGGTTCGGGCCGCGGCTCTGGAGGCGGCGGCCGAACTGGGCGTCGTCACACTGCTCGACGCGCCGGTTCTCGCAGCATCGGCCGCCGACCCGGTCTGGCAGGTCCGCAAGGGCGCCGCGCTCGCCCTCGGCGCGGCTGCTGCGACCGCCGG
- a CDS encoding ABC transporter substrate-binding protein, producing the protein MRRTTAVGRTALALTVLAAAASSAACSTGSSGNTVNVVVGYQSKTIDTINAGTLLRSLGYFQQQLDALGKSTGKKYTISWQDYATGAPITTQMVAGKIDIGSMGDYPLLINGSTAQRQASTDTEMIAATGFNLRGALNQVVVPENSPATSLRDLAGKAVSTSVGSAADGTLVRALQNDGLNPASAVHVVNQQPSVGASALQAGSVAALSQFAAWPAQLVYAGQAKVLYDGGALNVPTLHGVVVRTSYAKSQPGVVDAFLKAEIQTTRYLQQNPVKASLSVAATTGLAPEVVYLYIGEDGLVTFDPTLKPQETAAMSGDVPFLKSIGVLNSINLGSFINGSYLEKAYGTGYSTATAATANPSTASGTDTGCGLTVAAGSPTASQVWLTGEQSTHPAATPTCALRFVRQAQAQGKKIDTTYVPDAAYGTLWFADKDIWVSDPANPATSHLQPFTTQDEANAYLAAHHGSAIVSYAAALAQA; encoded by the coding sequence ATGAGGAGAACCACCGCCGTGGGTCGCACGGCGCTGGCACTGACCGTGCTCGCAGCCGCGGCGTCGTCCGCCGCCTGTTCCACGGGGAGCTCGGGGAACACCGTCAACGTCGTGGTCGGGTACCAGTCCAAGACCATCGACACGATCAACGCCGGGACACTGCTGCGCTCGCTCGGGTACTTCCAGCAGCAACTCGACGCGCTCGGCAAGAGCACCGGCAAGAAGTACACGATCAGCTGGCAGGACTACGCGACCGGCGCGCCGATCACGACGCAGATGGTCGCCGGGAAGATCGACATCGGCTCGATGGGCGACTACCCGCTGCTGATCAACGGCTCGACCGCGCAGCGGCAGGCCTCCACGGACACCGAGATGATCGCCGCCACCGGGTTCAACCTGCGCGGTGCGCTCAACCAGGTCGTCGTGCCGGAGAACTCGCCGGCGACCTCGCTGCGGGACCTGGCCGGAAAGGCGGTCTCGACCAGCGTCGGCTCAGCCGCCGACGGCACCCTCGTCAGGGCCCTGCAGAACGACGGGCTCAATCCCGCCAGCGCCGTGCACGTCGTCAACCAGCAGCCCTCGGTGGGCGCCTCGGCCCTGCAGGCCGGCTCGGTCGCCGCGCTGTCGCAGTTCGCCGCGTGGCCCGCACAGCTCGTCTACGCCGGACAGGCCAAGGTGCTGTACGACGGCGGCGCCCTCAACGTGCCGACGCTGCACGGCGTGGTCGTGCGCACGTCGTACGCGAAGAGCCAGCCGGGCGTCGTCGACGCCTTCCTCAAGGCCGAGATCCAGACGACGCGCTATTTGCAGCAGAACCCGGTCAAAGCGTCGCTGTCGGTGGCCGCGACGACCGGTCTGGCACCCGAGGTCGTCTACCTCTACATCGGCGAAGACGGCCTGGTGACCTTCGACCCGACGCTCAAGCCGCAGGAGACCGCGGCGATGAGCGGCGATGTCCCCTTCCTCAAGTCGATCGGCGTACTCAACTCGATAAATCTGGGCTCTTTCATCAACGGCTCCTACCTCGAGAAGGCGTACGGCACCGGATACTCGACCGCGACGGCAGCCACCGCGAACCCGAGCACGGCCTCCGGGACCGACACCGGCTGCGGCCTGACCGTGGCCGCCGGCTCGCCGACCGCGTCCCAGGTCTGGCTCACCGGGGAGCAGTCCACGCATCCCGCGGCGACGCCGACCTGCGCGCTGCGGTTCGTGCGGCAGGCCCAAGCCCAGGGCAAGAAGATCGACACGACGTACGTGCCCGACGCGGCGTACGGAACGCTCTGGTTCGCGGACAAGGACATCTGGGTCAGCGACCCGGCGAACCCCGCGACTTCGCACTTGCAGCCCTTCACCACCCAGGACGAGGCGAACGCCTACCTCGCGGCCCACCACGGCTCGGCGATCGTGAGCTACGCCGCCGCACTCGCGCAGGCCTGA
- a CDS encoding GntR family transcriptional regulator codes for MNGHSIVAGTPPTIRRRRADQARQIADVLRQQVLNGAYHDRILPGENALIREFETTRNTVREALDLVRSEGLVDRVPGLGTRVAAEKYPHGLDMLLGLAETLGAHGPVTNEVRTAGLATAPPSIARHLGLPDRAPVVYIERLRSVSGLVLSLDLTYLAPEIGEPILAEDLERTDIFCLIERITGRRLGEAEISLEAVNADAHCADLLEVPRDSALLMLERLTRLDDGRPVDLEYIRFRGDRMRMSGRLVRPTVTVPDAGTDTDTDTDTDAAA; via the coding sequence GTGAACGGCCATTCCATCGTCGCCGGCACTCCTCCCACCATTCGGCGGCGGCGTGCCGACCAGGCCAGGCAGATCGCCGACGTGCTGCGCCAGCAGGTTCTCAACGGCGCGTACCACGACCGGATACTTCCGGGGGAGAACGCGCTGATCCGCGAGTTCGAAACGACCCGCAACACCGTGCGGGAGGCGCTGGACCTGGTGCGCTCGGAAGGCTTGGTGGACCGAGTGCCGGGACTGGGTACGCGGGTGGCGGCTGAGAAGTACCCGCACGGCCTGGACATGCTGCTCGGCCTCGCCGAGACCCTCGGCGCGCACGGCCCGGTCACCAACGAGGTCCGGACCGCCGGACTGGCCACCGCGCCGCCGTCCATCGCGCGCCACCTCGGTCTGCCCGACCGCGCGCCGGTCGTCTACATCGAGCGGCTGCGCAGTGTCAGCGGCCTGGTCCTCTCCCTGGACCTGACGTACCTCGCACCGGAGATCGGCGAGCCGATCCTGGCCGAGGACCTCGAGCGCACCGACATCTTCTGCCTGATCGAGCGGATCACCGGGCGGCGGCTCGGCGAGGCCGAGATCAGCCTGGAGGCGGTCAACGCCGACGCGCACTGTGCCGATCTGCTCGAAGTGCCGCGCGACTCCGCGCTGCTGATGCTCGAACGGCTCACCCGGCTCGACGACGGGCGCCCGGTGGACCTGGAGTACATCCGCTTCCGCGGCGACCGCATGCGGATGAGCGGCCGGCTGGTCCGGCCCACCGTGACCGTGCCGGATGCGGGCACGGACACAGACACAGACACAGACACGGACGCGGCCGCGTGA
- a CDS encoding GNAT family N-acetyltransferase: protein MNDVEIVARSGTVLLEDPSWDSLVDEAGTPFQSRRFLLPWWRDTRIKSPGSQLLAVEVVDGLRTVGVCAFELSGGLLSFAGGQDVVDYMGPVSAEGREKEVAQALARWVLEGAEWSSARLGGLTPAEVTARELIEAVLCRVPTARVETYDQAPGIDGAPHGYLTLLNSKRRLDVLRKRNRLVEEVGEVRLEASTPGTLPEALDRLLVWKSAAGTATADFVEEYGRLLADLLGELALGGSGHVVELCAGDRRLASAIVLRHRTTTYLYNMAYDPALISDAAVGLAPGVVLVSYLVEQALDANCRFDFLKGAQDYKRRLGGVPRDLAAIIVER from the coding sequence ATGAACGACGTCGAAATCGTGGCCCGGTCCGGCACGGTCCTGCTGGAGGATCCTTCCTGGGACTCTCTCGTCGATGAGGCGGGGACGCCGTTCCAGAGCCGCCGCTTCCTGCTCCCGTGGTGGCGCGACACGCGAATCAAGAGCCCTGGGTCGCAACTGCTCGCCGTCGAGGTCGTCGACGGGCTCAGAACGGTCGGCGTCTGCGCCTTCGAACTGTCCGGCGGTCTGCTGTCGTTCGCCGGCGGCCAGGACGTGGTGGACTACATGGGTCCGGTCTCGGCGGAGGGTCGGGAGAAGGAAGTCGCGCAAGCCTTGGCGCGATGGGTTCTCGAGGGAGCGGAGTGGAGCTCAGCGCGCCTGGGCGGTCTGACACCCGCCGAAGTGACAGCCCGGGAGCTGATCGAGGCGGTCTTGTGCCGCGTGCCCACGGCTCGGGTCGAGACCTATGATCAGGCGCCCGGCATCGACGGAGCTCCCCACGGGTACCTCACTTTGCTGAACTCCAAGCGGCGCCTGGACGTCCTGCGCAAGCGCAACCGCCTGGTCGAGGAAGTCGGCGAGGTGCGCCTGGAGGCCTCGACTCCGGGAACGCTGCCGGAAGCGCTCGACCGGCTGCTGGTCTGGAAGTCCGCCGCCGGTACCGCCACCGCGGATTTCGTCGAGGAGTACGGACGGCTGTTGGCAGACCTGCTCGGGGAATTAGCTCTGGGCGGCTCCGGACACGTCGTGGAGTTGTGCGCCGGCGACCGACGGCTGGCCTCGGCCATCGTCTTGCGCCACCGCACGACGACGTACCTCTACAACATGGCATACGACCCGGCCCTGATCTCCGATGCCGCGGTCGGCCTGGCTCCAGGGGTCGTCCTCGTCTCATACCTGGTCGAACAAGCCCTCGATGCGAACTGCCGGTTCGACTTCTTGAAGGGCGCCCAGGACTACAAGCGGCGCCTGGGCGGCGTGCCCCGAGATCTGGCCGCCATCATCGTCGAGCGCTGA
- a CDS encoding ABC transporter ATP-binding protein yields MSTSSLAGVGFGSDPGSGAGSPSAAGPGSGCEIRLHDVVLGYRRRAVLGGVDGVDLVVSAGEILTVVGPSGCGKSTLLRGLAGLLPTLRGRISVGGVPVTGPGSDRAMVFQDDALLPWLDVRRNIEFPLAVRQVPRAERKARAEEWITRVGLDGFDRHLPGRLSGGMRQRVQLARALIGAPPVVLMDEPFGALDPATRAAMRALLVDVWRQGGPTVVFVTHDVDEALEIGDRVIVLGRAGIDTVIPVQRPRDATASREGQRARVLTALMNSAGAPAMPVVAADAEDLTAAAATAATATNPTEVAS; encoded by the coding sequence ATGAGCACGTCATCGCTCGCGGGCGTCGGCTTCGGCTCCGATCCCGGCTCGGGCGCGGGCTCGCCTTCGGCTGCGGGTCCGGGCTCGGGCTGCGAGATCCGGCTGCACGACGTCGTCCTCGGATACCGGCGCCGCGCCGTGCTCGGTGGCGTGGACGGTGTGGATCTAGTAGTCAGCGCCGGTGAGATCCTTACCGTGGTCGGCCCGTCCGGCTGCGGCAAGTCGACGCTGCTGCGCGGTCTGGCCGGACTGCTGCCCACCCTTCGAGGCCGGATCAGTGTGGGCGGCGTGCCGGTCACCGGGCCCGGGTCCGACCGGGCGATGGTCTTCCAGGACGACGCGCTGCTGCCGTGGCTCGACGTGCGGCGCAACATCGAGTTCCCGCTGGCCGTGCGGCAGGTGCCCAGAGCCGAACGCAAGGCGAGAGCCGAGGAGTGGATCACTCGGGTGGGCCTGGACGGCTTCGACAGGCATCTGCCCGGCCGCTTGTCCGGCGGGATGCGGCAGCGGGTGCAGTTGGCCCGCGCGCTGATCGGTGCCCCTCCGGTGGTGTTGATGGACGAGCCGTTCGGCGCGCTGGACCCGGCGACGCGGGCCGCGATGCGCGCGCTGCTCGTGGACGTGTGGCGGCAGGGCGGCCCGACCGTGGTGTTCGTGACACACGACGTCGACGAGGCGCTGGAGATCGGCGACCGGGTGATCGTCCTCGGACGTGCCGGGATCGACACCGTCATCCCGGTACAGCGTCCCCGCGACGCGACGGCTTCCCGCGAAGGCCAGCGTGCCCGGGTTCTCACAGCCTTGATGAACAGCGCGGGGGCGCCCGCGATGCCCGTGGTGGCAGCGGACGCCGAGGACCTGACGGCAGCGGCGGCGACAGCGGCAACGGCAACGAATCCGACAGAGGTGGCCTCGTGA
- a CDS encoding LLM class flavin-dependent oxidoreductase — translation MANTPLAVLDLVPISSGSTASQALQNSIHLAQKAELFGYTRYWFAEHHLNPGVAGTAPAVVLALTAAATKTIRLGSGAVQLGHRTALSTVEEFGLLDALHPGRFDLGLGRSGGSKTSLQPKVPALAGAGSAIVDGYTANGLRIPKPFDFRPLLNSPRFALHRTLLQQPNAETPEYSSQIDDILALLAGTYTDANGQQAHVVPGEGADLQLWILGSSGGVSAETAGARGLRFATNYHVSPATVIEAAEGYRAAFQPSATLGQPYISVSADVVVAETEARARELATGYGAWVRSIRTGEGAIQFPTPQDARKFAWTEEDRALVEDRVQTQFVGTPEQVADQLETLRDAVGADELIITTITHDHADRVNSYRLLAKEWAGRK, via the coding sequence ATGGCCAACACACCGCTCGCCGTCCTGGACCTCGTGCCGATCAGCTCCGGCTCCACCGCCTCGCAAGCCCTGCAGAACAGCATTCACCTGGCGCAGAAGGCGGAGCTGTTCGGCTACACGCGCTACTGGTTCGCCGAGCACCACCTCAACCCCGGCGTCGCCGGGACGGCGCCGGCCGTCGTGCTCGCGCTGACCGCCGCCGCGACGAAGACCATCCGCCTCGGCTCCGGCGCCGTACAGCTCGGCCACCGGACCGCGTTGTCGACGGTCGAGGAGTTCGGGCTGCTGGACGCGCTGCATCCCGGGCGGTTCGATCTCGGGCTCGGGCGTTCGGGCGGATCCAAGACCTCGCTCCAGCCCAAGGTGCCCGCGCTGGCCGGCGCCGGCTCGGCGATCGTCGACGGCTACACGGCCAACGGTCTGCGCATCCCCAAGCCGTTCGACTTCCGTCCGCTGCTAAACTCGCCGCGCTTCGCCCTTCACAGGACCCTGCTTCAGCAGCCGAACGCCGAGACCCCGGAATACAGTTCGCAGATCGACGACATCCTGGCCCTGCTGGCCGGGACCTACACCGACGCGAACGGCCAGCAGGCGCACGTCGTCCCCGGCGAGGGCGCCGACCTCCAACTGTGGATCCTCGGCAGCAGCGGCGGCGTCAGCGCCGAGACGGCCGGCGCGCGCGGACTGCGGTTCGCGACGAACTATCACGTCAGCCCGGCGACCGTCATCGAGGCCGCGGAAGGCTATCGGGCAGCGTTCCAGCCTTCTGCGACACTCGGGCAGCCCTACATCAGCGTCTCCGCCGACGTGGTGGTCGCCGAGACCGAGGCGAGGGCGCGCGAGTTGGCGACCGGCTACGGCGCCTGGGTCCGCAGCATCCGCACCGGTGAGGGCGCGATCCAGTTCCCGACGCCGCAGGACGCCCGGAAGTTCGCCTGGACCGAGGAAGACCGGGCTCTGGTCGAGGACCGGGTCCAGACCCAGTTCGTGGGCACGCCGGAACAGGTCGCCGACCAGCTGGAGACGCTCCGGGACGCGGTCGGAGCCGACGAACTGATCATCACGACCATCACCCACGACCACGCGGACCGCGTGAACTCCTACCGGCTGCTGGCCAAGGAGTGGGCCGGACGCAAGTGA